The Daphnia pulex isolate KAP4 chromosome 7, ASM2113471v1 genome includes the window gataaaaaaatataatacttTGCTATATGGGATAAGGACACACTGGTGTTATTGATGTTTGGGATCCGAACGCTGCCAAGCAAGTCAACGAACCGTGATGGCAGTGAACGTAATGATACTTGCGACTGTAATGGCATTCGATCACCATAAATCAACTGGTTCGAATGTAACCCTGACTTGTGTATACTATCTCCGCttagttaaaaaacaaacaaattcttggAAAATGTGGAGCAAATTCAATGTAAAACGCGCTGGCTGAATAAATTCAGAAAATCGGGTTTTCTCAAAATGGAATTAATTTAGGAAAAGCACAATTTACAATTATAATCgcattggatttttttttattcttcggaaccgcaaataaatcaattttgataaaaacagATAACATAATAACAAGCTTAATAGTATACGAGAAAAATTGCGAATTGCTCAATTCGCCCacgtaaaaattttttacagtGATTAGAATGTCATTTTTCCCATTCGAATCAGGTCATCATTTAATCGCATTCATCGTGCAaaataatagatttttttgcgtaaccccCGTTAAATCCGAACGTAGTATTTTGcgatttttaattcttcttttctttgacagTAAAAACTCGTCGGAGTAAAAGTTCAACTTAGGAAATTGGACAGGTTTTGGTTTCCCTATAATGAACGAGGTTTATTATGTACGAAGcgataaaaaaacatgatCTATACTATAGTCTATATAACCATTTGATTACGAACGTGACTAGGGAAAACTCTAAaccaagtatttaaaaaaagaatgccaCAAGTGAAAGGGAGTTAGTACCAGGTCCGAGCGAAattatttccttaattttAATCCAATTTGAAGTGCCTGTATTCAACATTAGTGGCCGCACTATTCTACATGTTTCCGTATCTGCAGCGGTTACAAGGTGAATACTAACGAATAGCTCCAATTTAGAACAATCCGTGAAAGTATAAGAGATATTTTTAGTGCGGCTAACTTTCAAGTTGGCGAAGTATAAACCGACACCGCGGAGCAGGGTAAAAACAAGTCTAACTatgtctaaaaaaaataaaatcaaacgtGTAAAACTCTTTGACGTTAATAGAACATTTCTCCTTTTGACAACCAGCGCCAGTCCATTTTCCATGGGAAATTTTTgccagtcattccaacaagttctATCAGAAGTTATACAGCTCTGTGTTACAAGCTTTACATAGTCCATTTTCTATCAAGTAGCTTTCGAAATCTAGCGTCAATCTATGAGTAATTTATACGACAAGTCTAGACAAATGGATCGTACCCAATCGTACGTCAGCCAAAATGTTGTTGGCGTATAAATTTCGACCCAAGGCAATCTTATTGCTGTGTCCTCGCTCTTGAATTGCTCGGTAAAAACCAGTCTCAcctgaaaatgtagaaatcACGTCTTCGATTAATGCAGTGTTGCAAGTTTTTATACCTAAATTCCAAAGCGCAcaaaatttcagctgaaataTTTGTGGCGCTATGTACACATTTGCATATCTTTTCTAGCTCTCCTATAAGGTTCACATTCCATTCCGTTTACCCGGAAATGTCTCACTTTTGTAATACATAGCGCTGCTGGCCAACACCCATGCCACCACACATCTAGTTTTAGTAAGACCCGTAGGCAAACATACGCCAACCAGTatacatttttcgtttttttattagttggaATATAACCGTGAAACAATAAACATTTAACATTCATCAAATTGATTCTATATTAAGGCTGTGATTGGAAAATGTGCCAAGTAATCTCGTCATGAATATACATAGTCTCCCGCAGATTTGCACGAACCCGCCGTGTTCTCTCAACAGAAAAGAATCGGCtgttaaaaatcaattgaatggaACACAATAATAAGAAATCGATTCCAGTCTCCACGTGTCTGTGGTCGGCGGTCGCACTTGGCCGCTGATCCGTGCGCCCCACATCAAAGTGACTACGGCGGGAGCCGCTCAAGGCGAAACGAAAATTTGATAATGAAAAGTCACGTAGGCTTTTACATCCGTGTCAAGCGCGATTGAACGTCGATATGAACATTTCGTAACGCATTGAAATTTCAAGAGTCAGCGTGATTAgagaattatttcaatcacgaTTCGGATGTGACAATAGATGTGTAGAGTTCAAGATGGGCGACAGTTGTCGTTAACACATTATAatgcaaataataattacaacgTGAAGCAATTGAATTGCAAAAAGATGGAGTCATATATTTGGATCCGGTTGCGAGCtcctttgtttttcactttcaaatcCTAGTCCCTGCAAGGCTTGTGGAAGAAATGTTCATGGTCAAGGTGTTGCCctgtttgttatttgttttgtttggggttCAATTGCAGTTTCTATCGTTtcctatatatttttctttttttctatttcagttCGATTGTTATACTCGGAATTCTAGAATGCTTCTATATCTTTACCATCGAGTCCCTCCTTTTCTATGAAACGCCCTCTAATATTAACAATTATTAACGCAGTCTAACGATAAGGTGCTGCTGCGTAGATAAGACACGAGCTCAAAATGTTATGCGGAATGAAGCGAGAAATTGTTTGATACattcaaagttcttttttttttaaatgagaatTCTTGATGCCAAGTGGAGCAGTTTGGCACGCGATTCCGCCGTCAATAAAACAGGTTCTATCGGGTCTATAGAATTATCCAAGAATCTCAAGTTGCTGGAACAACACCCTGGCCGACTTGGAATTTTTATTGAGGCGAAGGGCGAGATTTGACTCAATTGAGTTTTTTCCGTTCTCCGAAATTGCCCTGTAGATTCCATGGCGACCTTGGCCATATACGGTGTTAGCAACCAAATGAAAAGTGAACAAGGGCATATGTAACATACCACTAAAAAGGCGCGAGTGTTATCTGCTACACCCGCTAAACTGAAGTTGACACGTAAAAACGGTTTGTCTACATTTGTTACAGGTGTATATATTTTCAGCAAGGTAATTACATGCAGACAATCAACCACACCAAATAATATGTTCAGTATAGCGCACGGGTATTGACAAAGGTgacaaagaaggaaaataacagaataaaagagagattGAGATTATTTTTGTCAAGTTGGATGGGTTGGCATAAATTACAGGAGGCTGCAATAGGAGAACTGGCTGGACGGGATCGATTTCATTCGCTAGCGATGACACAATTGTTATGTTTTGAGTGACGTTTGAGAAGCCTTAGATGATGTTATAACGACGATGGGGCTATCGACTTGTAAGCGAAGCCCATCAAGCACTTGCTCCACTTGTAAGCTTCTGAAAACGGAGATGAGGTGATGGGCCAGGATCGGGAGATTTCGCAGCCAGTGAACGATCGGTAGAAGACGGTGCGTCCGTTCACGGGCAATGTCGGACGGAAGTTGTTGACCATATTGAATCCGTCGTCACCTTGCAGGGACCTGAATTTGTCCaactaaaattgaaaacaaaaaaagaatgtcgtTTAGAATTGAGCGAAATACTTTCACTCGGTAAATCCAAGCATTCGATTTTGGGTTGTTTGACATGTTTCAATGTCCTTGGAGTTccgagaaaatttaaaatcttacAGACGAAACGCCGTGAACAAAATCATTGAGTCAAGGACCAAGAATTAAGTGTACCAGTTTTCAATCAACAGAAAattggaataaatttttaataaaagttCGAACCTGCTTTTCTGATATTTCAATCGGATTGTCGAAAATGGTCCAGATGACGATTTGCTGACAGTTTGGCGTAGTCAACGAGCCGCTGTACCGATAAAACGACGAAGTCCGCCCGGGTAAAATGTCATTCAACGCCACCGGTTTTCTCAAAACCGTTTCATCACCATCCTTGGAGATTTCACCCAGTTGCTCCACCAGAGGCTGAAACGATTGGCTATCACTCGGGCCCACCTGAGTGCGTGTATACAATCGAAGCGTTTATGTCACGATcacgaaattattattatttttttctgagtCTCAcgacgttttttttatgtgcGGGTCGTagagcaaaagagaaaacgagaaaCGCCCTGTACGGCAATTATCATATCACCTTGAGAAAAATACCCAAGACGGCCACACCGTCAGAGTGTTGACTGGCTTCGGCGAACGATCCGTACTTGGTGTTGAAATGAACCAAATGCAATTCCCCTGGATAACTAAATTAAatagaaacaattaaaaatattggctTGTTTGAttggaaatggaattttaaaaaatttacccttttgatttgattaaatGTTCGCTGCCTTTACTCGATTCACTTCCCCAGTGCAGGTGAAACTGAACGAAGGCGAACGTGTCATCCAAACCGCCGCCGGTTATGTGAGGCATTTCTTCCATGGGATAGTCGGGCGGTAAATTGTACACGGctaaattatttaaacaaattagATCACCATGTTTTTCACGGTCACGGGGTTTTATTTTAAGGGGAGGGAGGGTTACACTAACCGCTATGTCCGTTGTTGATCAACTCCATGCTAATGAGGTTTCCATAATTGTGGAATGTAAATTTCGGGTAAGCTGTCAGGACGGTCGATTTCGGCTGGATGTCGATCGGACTTTGTTGACTGCCACCGCACGTTGGGAATTTGCTGTGCCAACCCACGGAGTCTTTGcatgaatattttaattgattcaaaaggagttaattattataatattcattttaaaaaaacaaaaattggggtttccttttttgaaggGAAATCAATCCATATGTGTCGATTTGATGCAGAGATTGtcgtttatttaaataaaagaaaatggtaaaaatgaTTCACCCTTACCTTTATGAGTCCACGAAGGTTTGGCTTctatggaaaaaagaaaaatagaacaaGTTCAATGAGTATCATTTCCTTAActgcaaaatatttcaatgagCTTCGGAGAAACCCGTCATTAATATTCAGTGAAATTATGTACATGCATCTTGGCCAATAATCTCCAGTGACAGAGGATGCCAACACTTCCGTACTGGTAACCGACATTTCACATAATTATTGCACAGTTGATTGTCACGCGTATTCGAGACGGTTCGGTCGATTGGCCAACGCCTTccttattcaaatgaatttatcTTAAAGCGTTCTGGCATTTGTCTAGACTGTGGGAAACGAAAATTGACCACATACGGCCGTCATTGACGCAGGCCAACAAGTTTATGGCTTACTCTCAGCAAAAAGCGCTGCAAGCTCTTTAAGCGCAAGTGTTTcgttaaatattcaaaaaccAGCGCTGACTTTTGTATCTCCTGAATTCGATTGCAACGCACACGGTTGTAAAACATAAGGACAAAGAATTTGAGGACTGGGTCTCCAAAGATGGTCAAGCCAGTAGCCAAATATTTTGACTCGTTTTGTCTATCAGTTTAATCAggatcaaattttaaaaccgTAATAATCTCTACAACAGAATAATTAGCGCGACAAGCCGCTTCACGAATTCCTTGCATAGtctagaaaattaaatgtcTACCAAACTTattaagttgaaaatgaaaccggAACAAATTGGCGAATAGTATACAAATCCATTCCAGTATAAGAATTCttggccaaaaaaatttcggttAGGATAATGAGTAAGTAAAGCTACTCAAACAGTCGTTTTTTCATTAATCACGTCTACTGATTTCACGTTGAACATTAATTGGGAATTTAGCCTTGATAGTTCTACGCCAGTTGTCTTGGAACGCCGCCCACACACTCCCGCCCTTATCTAAATACGCGGAATTTTTCGATTGCTTAACTGAAGTTAATTAACCAAGTTTTTAATCTATCCGTATTTACgttttaaatattaacaagATCAAATATACTTACGTTGGGGTTTCAAACTAAAGTGTTCAAACGCCGAGTCGTCAACTTGTCCCGCGTTCACCGGTGGCGAAATTGTTACGTCCGACGGAATAATAGAACTGGTTGTTATCGCGGATGTGGCTGCCAATTCAGGAGCGTCGGTACTTGTTGTAGTTGCTACTGTCGACTGGATTTTGTCCGATTTTGATGATAAAGCCGTTGTTGTCGATTCCGGTTGCAAAGTATAGGAATAAGTCGACGGTGATGAATaagcattttcttttggggcCGCTGTTGACGGAGTGTAAGGAATCCTGGTGTACGGAATCGCTTCCGGAATGGCCGGATTCGCCCTGGCTGTTGTAGGTAAGAATTCCGGTGGTACGAAAGGCTCTCCGATAATGGGGAAACATTTGGTGGGTGCCAATAGTCCCAAAAAGACGACGACAATGGCAAGGATCCCGTTCGGTCTTGACGGGCACACCTGCATTGGCAACCAAAAGgcggaaatcaatttttagaAACACTTTCACCGCCATCAGCTATGCAAAATCGAGTTTGCTGTAGGAGACTTGAACGCGCTAGGTATGTATGCAACACGCTCTAAAATATTACCGAGAATACAGCCAACATTCctgaaaattgaacaaaagagAAGGTCGTGTccgttcaaaagaaaattcttggaAAGTTTTGTCCTGCCGTCGGTATAGAAGCGACGTTTCACTCTTCACGTTATCGTTGAACAATGGCAAAACGATAAATCTGAATGTAAAATATGTGCACAGAAGCTTCCTGGCTGCGGGGGAGAAGCTTCCTCGTCGATGTCCAACGCCCGAATCAACCAGACTAGGAGCCCTCCTTTCGGTATACTTTCATTTGCAATTGAAGATACACGTCAAAACTATTGGACCACCCTTTTTTATCCGTCGTGTTGCCTCCTCTTTCAATTCGCCTATACATCCCATTCGGTCGACCGAGCTAGTAGTAGATATACCGCACCTGACCGGTTTCAAGATTTGACCAGCCGGAGAAATAACAAGGCCCTGAGCAAATAAATTACCCTATCACGGTATCATCAGATATGGCTGGGCGCTGACTTTGCCAACGGCAAGTCCCCATAATACCTGGGTACCTATGACTGCATGTTTCATTAAGTGCCAACCGTAAGTTGGTACATTGGAACTTATGGGGCTAATAATAACAAGGTAGTAGACCACATATAAACCACTTTTCCTATATCCCAAAAGTCCAATTATGTCGTACACAACAACCTGTCTATTCGGTCCTTTGTTATGATTCTCTCGTGAGCTCTATGGAAATTATTCTCACGAAGAATATAGATACAGCGTCGCTCAATTATGCATAAAAGGGCGGGGTTTTGAATCAAATATAAAAGGACTCACTTTCCTTGGGACGCCATATTTTTATCGCTTCCGAGATCGGCAACGGTTTGAAGGTCTTTCCCGTGGCATGTATAAATAGACCAGGCAGCCGGCAAACAACACGCAGCCAATAATCCTGGTCACGACCGCAATCAACAGACCCACTTCAACTTTGCGCAATCCAAATAATATTTCGGATCGAactgttttattattcaaatcttCACACCCAAAATGAGCCATTCTTACGTGTTGGGTTTATTTGTACGAATGAGTTCAATAAGGGCGATATTGCGTCATGAATCCTGCGGATGGTTCTTTGTCAAGGTCAATCGAGTTTGATTTGAAATCGGTTGTAAGCTAAAGGCACTACTATGCGTTTACATAATATTTGTGCGACTGAAAGTATATCAAGTCATATGATCTACTCACGAACAGCTGGGCTATAAGTTTAAGGTCACCGAGTCAGGAAATGATTGCTAGAGGCGGTTAGAGGTGTGGCTGctataggttttttttttaatatttggaattttctttgttattacGTTATTACAGCAGGTAATCAACCCAGAGtagcaacacaaaaaagagcgGCAAATCAAATCGCATACGATCGCATATTATCAGCTGTCCGTCATTTCGCTTGGTAACGAACTGTTTGGCTATTATTAAGAGCGCATTGATATAACCGAAAAATTAAATGCGCGGAAATTAATAGAGTTGGggaaaatagaattttctGGCAGCGTGAGCCATACGGAACGAGGAGGTGACAGTGTGGcctgtggcggcaggtccctcttggacATACTGTACAATTTTCTAGATTTTGCACATTGTTTGAagagtttaaaattaaaaattttttgaatttgattgttttcccGCAGATAAAGTGGTGAGGTGaggtgaaaagaaacaagccTGATGTGCAGCCGCTCTGCAAATGAGTTATTTTTAACCCTgattgaaataacaaaaacagcaaGAGAAAACTTCTAATAAGCAGTCCACCATCTAGCTCAGGAAATATCGTACTCCGTAATAACGTTTTATAACcaacgccaccaaatagtcaaaaaaaggaagaatagagagacaattgtcctacctttaagtcGGGGAAATTTACAGTCAGGCATCCGCAAGTACTCCATCCTCAGTAAAGTTGACGCCAGGCAGGAAAGGAAAGGGTGTCATCGTGAACAAgagtgtacacgaggacagagtttttccaattaaactaggagctgtttatctaaacaaaatataaaaaatgagttacgagaaaaatattgcagaTAATAAgaagtaaggaaaagttggaAAGAAGACAGACAGTGGGTAACTCCTTGTTGTTAATAATAAACAGGATTACTCAAGGTTTACGTGTGATACTCTTTTATGCAAGTTTCAGGCACCATTAATAATATACAGCAGGTCACAGGTTAATAATAGTaacaaaaatcattacccagttgatgatgctgagattgttgGTGATGACAGGTCAGTATCAAAACTTGCACATCTTGTGTTTTCGATGGCTGGCTTCAGGCCTGAAATC containing:
- the LOC124198126 gene encoding carbonic anhydrase 2-like isoform X2, producing MLAVFSVSRPNGILAIVVVFLGLLAPTKCFPIIGEPFVPPEFLPTTARANPAIPEAIPYTRIPYTPSTAAPKENAYSSPSTYSYTLQPESTTTALSSKSDKIQSTVATTTSTDAPELAATSAITTSSIIPSDVTISPPVNAGQVDDSAFEHFSLKPQQAKPSWTHKDSVGWHSKFPTCGGSQQSPIDIQPKSTVLTAYPKFTFHNYGNLISMELINNGHSAVYNLPPDYPMEEMPHITGGGLDDTFAFVQFHLHWGSESSKGSEHLIKSKGYPGELHLVHFNTKYGSFAEASQHSDGVAVLGIFLKVGPSDSQSFQPLVEQLGEISKDGDETVLRKPVALNDILPGRTSSFYRYSGSLTTPNCQQIVIWTIFDNPIEISEKQLDKFRSLQGDDGFNMVNNFRPTLPVNGRTVFYRSFTGCEISRSWPITSSPFSEAYKWSKCLMGFAYKSIAPSSL
- the LOC124198126 gene encoding carbonic anhydrase 2-like isoform X1, which codes for MLAVFSVCPSRPNGILAIVVVFLGLLAPTKCFPIIGEPFVPPEFLPTTARANPAIPEAIPYTRIPYTPSTAAPKENAYSSPSTYSYTLQPESTTTALSSKSDKIQSTVATTTSTDAPELAATSAITTSSIIPSDVTISPPVNAGQVDDSAFEHFSLKPQQAKPSWTHKDSVGWHSKFPTCGGSQQSPIDIQPKSTVLTAYPKFTFHNYGNLISMELINNGHSAVYNLPPDYPMEEMPHITGGGLDDTFAFVQFHLHWGSESSKGSEHLIKSKGYPGELHLVHFNTKYGSFAEASQHSDGVAVLGIFLKVGPSDSQSFQPLVEQLGEISKDGDETVLRKPVALNDILPGRTSSFYRYSGSLTTPNCQQIVIWTIFDNPIEISEKQLDKFRSLQGDDGFNMVNNFRPTLPVNGRTVFYRSFTGCEISRSWPITSSPFSEAYKWSKCLMGFAYKSIAPSSL